Proteins co-encoded in one Salvelinus sp. IW2-2015 linkage group LG17, ASM291031v2, whole genome shotgun sequence genomic window:
- the cd37 gene encoding leukocyte antigen CD37 isoform X3 → MASQGCIGLIKYFLFLFNLLFSCAGALLLSLGIWIVLAETSFFMPAPPYMSFTVFSYFLVIGGSATMSLGFIGCLGALKEVKCMLGMYFFLLSILLAAQIVGAVLLFTQRTSIESKVEEHVLHLIASFGKNESNYLNLEKTLDYVQQEIHCCGWTGPSIWFEAPCSCYHPINNTQNASNSSEMCDCNDIRSFSNYTMCDIYQKGCRESIREWLDENVLIIFAVLLAVMTVELCGMTLSMCLYRWTGLDYSMLMQYS, encoded by the exons ATGGCATCCCAAGGCTGTATTGGTCTCATCAAATATTTCCTATTTCTTTTCAATCTCCTTTTTTCC TGTGCGGGCGCCCTCCTGCTGTCACTTGGGATATGGATAGTCCTTGCTGAGACAAGCTTCTTCA TGCCTGCCCCTCCCTATATGTCTTTTACTGTCTTCTCCTATTTTCTGGTCATTGGTGGAAGTGCGACGATGTCGTTGGGCTTCATCGGGTGTCTGGGTGCATTGAAGGAGGTGAAATGCATGTTAGGAATG TATTTCTTCCTGCTCTCCATCCTTCTTGCTGCTCAGATTGTGGGAGCGGTTCTGCTCTTCACTCAGAGAACTTCA ATCGAGAGCAAAGTCGAAGAGCATGTCCTGCATCTCATTGCATCATTTGGCAAGAACGAATCCAACTATCTGAATTTGGAAAAGACTCTGGACTACGTGCAGCAGGAG ATTCATTGTTGTGGATGGACAGGACCAAGCATCTGGTTCGAGGCACCCTGCTCCTGTTACCACCCCATCAATAACACCCAGAATGCCTCAAATTCTTCTGAAATGTGTGACTGCAATGACATCCGGTCTTTTTCAAATTACACAATGTGTGACATCTATCAAAAA GGGTGCAGAGAGAGTATTAGAGAGTGGTTGGACGAGAATGTGCTCATTATTTTTGCCGTGCTACTTGCTGTGATGACGGTGGAG